TGATTCCATGGTCTGATCTTCCGCGAATCGCAATCGGACGGTGGCGATGGCGTCGACGCAGAACCAATCGGCGCATGTGGATCTCTTCGATGCGTATTTCCGACGGGCCGATTTGGACCCCGATGGCCGGATTAGTGGCAATGAAGCCGTCGCTTTCTTCCAGTGCTCTGGTCACCCAAACAGGTCCTTTGCgcaggtactctctctctctctctctatatatatatatgtatatgcttgagtatatatgtataattgGATGTGTGTGTATGATTATATTTGTGTTTCGAATcagattgattttgaatttgtagTCTAATTGTAGTACTGTGAACTCGGGATGTCTTAATTCTCTAATCTAAGCTGAGATTTTTATTTAGTAGAAAATAAGTAGATGATGAATTTATCTAGTGTTAGTATAAATGCGGAACTGATGTATCCGTTTGACCTGAGGTGGTAAGCAGACTTTAGAAATGTGTTATATGTCCCAAGGATTGATCGAGGATTGTTTATTACAGTAGAATTGTGCAGTAGTGAAAACCTGCAGCATAAGATGACTATGGAGTAGTTAGGATTGTCGCATACAGGGGAAATGTTCTTGGGTTAGGATCATATCGACAAATAGGTTCTTGAAGCTGTATACTTGTTTTGCTGAAGGAAATTCCGTATAAAATGATAACCAGGGgcatattatgttaaatattgATTATATGAATGCACTTTCTCATTAGCTTGAATTGTTGAACATAACAGGCTTAATCAAGCATATTTTTCTGCGAGATGCCTTGCTGCTGGATGTTCATTCGTTGCATGATGTGTTCGTATTTTGATGTAAAAACTTACATATGCCATAGATATTTTGTagatataaaatttaatttgtgaTTGGGAGTAATCTTTTGCGGGCCAATTGACATACGAACATCCATAAATATATACTATTAAATTGAGTCATGTCTAAATGTGCAGTCTAGATTGATAGAATGACTACCCATCATGCCACATTATCTTTGATGGAGCGGTTTAGGGAGGGACGCCCTCTTCCAGCAGTGCTACCAAGCAATGTTATGCTTGATTTATCCAATATTTGTCAACCTGCAAATAATTACTCCAATGCTGGCAATGTAGCCTGGAGACCTGCTTCTGGTATTCATCCATAAACAAATCACTTATTTTTTGAAACATGTCTTCCTTTGATGTAGAatagtttcttatttttcactttAAAAGGCTTTCAACAACAGCAACTGATGCCTGGTCCTGGTGCTCGGCACATGGCACCCCCAGCTGGAGGAAGGCCACCGAAGACAGTTGCTCCTTCTCATGCTGAGGAAAAGCAGCAGGCCAATTAGTGGAAACCCAGAGTACCAGAATTGGAGAAACATCTTTTAAAGCAACTGAGTACAGAGGAGGTTAACTCACTGAACATAAAGTTCAAAGAAGCAACCGAAGCTGATAAAAAAGGTACTTAGAACTTTAATGTTTACCCAATTTTCTCATCTTGAGCAGCAAAGTTATGTGTGCATGTTACTTCCTGATAAGTGTCGAATCATAACAAATATCCCAGAGACTTGAAGAAAGAAATCTTGGATGCTAGAGAGAAAATTGAATATTTCCGGGTCAAAATGCAGTTCAGCCATCGAACTTGTAATGTATCTTTTGTATTTCATTTCTTTGTGTATGCATCTCGCTTtttcttcattattttcttcctttagCTTGTAGCGCGACGTATAATTTTCCCCCTTAATTTTGGAATGTTCCTAGTCCTATCGAAGCAAAGAGCCCTATAGTTTTATCGTTGTTACAAATTCGGTGATTGTATTATTAAACTGGGTCTGTGCCTTTCTTTTTTCAGCCTTAATTTGCTGTAATTTTTTTACCCTCTCTAATAAAATTTGTTTCCCTGATCTTTGTTTGGTGCAAACAAGAACATTGAGTTTTGCCGGTGTTAGTCCAATCGGGCCATTCATATTTTTGGCTCATTGCAGTTCAGCCATTGAACAATCGCATATTTTTGTCGTGTTGAATGTTCAAACTATCGCCCTTGGTTGTGAGATTTTTACTTTGCCCTGGCATGGTGTGTTAATTAATGTCTATGTTTATGATATAAAGGTAAATCAAGTTTTAAAGATAACAAATAGGCTATTATACACTTCCATAACTAGCGCTTTATAATGTATAAAGCATAAACAATACCAAAATAAtaaagtccttgcctagttgtTGTCTTATTTCTTGGTCAGACAAGTGAGCTATCAAAGTACAAATTTGCCTTAAAAAGTTTTTCCTAATCACTTTCATTTGCTTCAGACTCATCACTTGATCCACCACCTTTGGAATCATCATCTTGTCTTGTTTCTTCGGCATACAATTTGAATTTCTCAGCATCTTCGGCATACAATGGGCATATACCACagctttccaccttcattctcCTCGGGCAGAAGAAGATAACAGAGGCCTCTTTGGCAAGTTTGTAAACATCAGGGGAGCAGTTTTTTCCTACCTCTTCACTTCTAAAGGCCTCATTCCACACATGCACGTGATGTTGGTCAACACTGTCGTCGTATCTTATGCCTGGGATAATGTACTCAGAACTGAACAGTTCATGGCTTTCACCCATGAATTTGACAATGAAATTAGCTTTTACCCTCGAGGGATAATTCGTCATATTTGAAACCCAAGAAACAACAAGAGAGAGAGCGAAACCAAATAAACCTGTTCGAAACCAATCTGGACAAAGCTCGATGTCTACTGAAGATCCCTCATTTTGATAGCTGAACCAATTTGGAATTTCTTTTCCTGGACATGCAATCTTAATCTGAGGCCAGGGATTATGAGGCGCCTTCCTCGCCATTCGCATAATTGTAATCTGTGCTTCATCCATTATGTTGCTCCTTGAATTATTATCCAATTCTGGGCAATTAGTAAAAACTCTGAAACAATAATGAGGTTTATCCCAACCTTGTGTGAGTGCTGTCCTTGAACTTGACACTTTCTTCAGCGACGTGCAGCCTTCAGCACTAACATTACATAGCGCTGGGAGCTCTGGTATAGATTGAAGCTGATCGCACGAAAATAAGTCGAGTACAGACAACCGAGAAGCTTGTTTGATGCTTGCTGGTATTTCCAATATACCGCTGAAGCTGAGATCTAGTTCTTCTAAAGAGAGAAAACCGACAGAGCTGGAAGGCAATTTTTCAAGTCTATGACAACCATAAAAGCTGAGACGTTTAAGATTGGTTAAACTGTAGATACTTGTTGGGACATCCTTAAGTTGCTTGCAGAAAATAAGGTCTAAATCTTGAAGCCTATTTAGATTTCCAATAGACGAAGGAAGCATTTCGACAGCTGTCCGCCCCAAATTAAGAGACACCAAATGTTCCATTGGCTTCAAGATTTCAGGGAATTTGGAAAATCTAGAGCACCAGGAGAGATCAAGACTCTCAAGACATTTCAACTTACAGATTGATGAGGATAGCTCTGTAACTGCTGTTCCCCTTAAACTTAAGGACTTCAACTGTTCCATTGGCTCCCAAATCTCTGGGAGGTTTTCAACGTTATAGCACATATCAAGATTGAGTTTCTTGAGATTTCCTGGCATCTCTGGAAGATACTTGAGACTGCAGCCTCCAAGATGAAGATGAGTAAGCTTGTCAAGATGTTGAAAGTACGAAGGAATTTCAACCAAACTTTTACACCAACTGAGATTTATCTTCACAATTTTTAGACTCCCAGAGAGATTTGGAACTTCAGTTAGATTACTAGAGAAAGACAGATCGATAACTTGTAAGTTGACAAGTATCTGCAACAAATTAAATAGAAAtataaagaattaatataatttctacaCTTGACATTATACAAGAATTAAAGTAGGCATATAACATAATATACCTGTTCTTCTTTCCAAAGCTTCTTAACTTCGCTATGTGGCATATGAAGCTCAACTAGATTTTCCGGAGTAAAATTTGATGGCAAAGATTCTAGTGGATATCCTTTCCATTCAAGATAACGAAGAGAATTGGGAAAGTCTAGAGAATTGGGAAGGTCTAGAGAATTGGGAAGGTCTAGAAGGTCTGGAGAATTGGGAAGGTCTAGATAACCGGTGAATACGTCGCCACCACCCACAATTAGCATTATTAGGTTAGACATCTTTTTGAAGCCTACATGTTTCAATGATCGCTCTTGAAGATTAAACGACTCTATGGCTTCAACATTTGGAGTTTCCTGAGAATAAAAAGAAAGTTTAAATGtgaatatatatgttttcaacatGTTAAAATGTAACGCACATTTGGAACAAAGAGTATTGGCAATGGTAATCATGTACAAGTGTCTTAGTCTAGTCAAATATCCAACATAATTGCATCCTCCTCTACTTGTctaaataaacaaacatttgTTCATATTCCAAACACTTCCTAACACAATAAATATTCAATCAAATTCATCTTTTAACAATCTCACTTCTTTATTATAAATTAGTTTTACTTTGTTCTGTTATCATCTCaagtttgtaatttttattttctaaaaaaatgaaaagaaaaaaaattgaatgcatTTGGCTCTTACCGTGATACTGCTCAATACACAACAGACATCCTCATCATTGAACAACCTACTCCGTTTACCAGGATCTTTAATACCTTGTTCTTGAACAATTTTCCATCCCATTTCTTGTAGCAAATCGTGCATCTCTATGGTTTCCCTTCCCATTTCTGAATCAATTGATATGAGAGACATCTCAATGAGAATTCTAATTCCAGATGTCGCAAAGAATCCACGAACTTCTAACATTCGTTTTACCTCAACCACAGACTTCCCTTTATGAAAACATGCTATATCCAGAAATATCTCcttttcattttctctcaatCTATCATAACTTATTCTCAACACTTTATGAATATCTTCATTGGGAAATCGTTTCAATTTGTTGAATTCATCTTCCCATTCTTCTTTGCTCTTGCAATTGAAGAACAAGGACCCCAGAACTGTAAGAGCTAAAGGAACGCCTTTGGCATAAGCCACCACCTTTTCTGCCAACTCCTTATAATCTGTCCTACGCGTACTGTTATTCTTGAAAGCACGCAAACAGAAGAGCTCAAGAGCGTCATCTGGTTTTAGTACCTCAACCTCATAGATATTATCCTCATCAACAGTTTTCCCAAATATGCCCCTATCTCTAGTTGTGATAATGATTCTACTTCCAGTGCCATACTGAAGACGATCGCCAGCTAAACGTTCCATTTGCATTGAACTACTCacatcatcaagaacaatgagaaCCTTTGTGCGGCTGAGCCTTTTTCGAACACCAGGTGCTCCTATGGATAGACCTTCTTCCTTTAATATCTCCTTAAGAAGTGTTTTTTCCAAGTGATCTAGTCCATCTGCTTTTTCTGAGTTCTCCCTAACATTCTTAACAAAACAAGAAGCTTCGAATTTAGACGAGAGTTTGTGAAATATAGTTTCAGCAAGGGTGGTCTTGCCAATACCACCCATGCCCCAAATACCGACAGTGATGCAAGCATCCGATGAATGAATGCCTAATAGCGATTCGACCTGCTCGATGCGGCTTTCAATTCCAACAAAGCCCTTTAAATCGCAGGATGATGCAAAACACAATTTGGTCCAAATATCTTCAACAACTTTCTTAACTAAATCAGCATCCGTCCTGGCATATATATGTAGGAAAGTAATAGTTAGTCTTAAATATTTATACCTTACAAAATCTTAGCACAATAAAATCATCACAAGTTTAaagaaaatttataattttatacaaGTTAAAAGAATTGGTTAGTTACCCATAATCTTTTGAAACAAACCCAGATATATTTGCTACATTCTTCAAAGCATCCCTCCACTTGTGCACCTTGTCGATGCTGTTCTGGAAACGTTGTTCAAGTTGAGCAAATGCAACCTTATAACTCCTCCGTTGTTTTCGTACATGCGATGGAAGGGTCTCGTAAAAAATGGGTATAACCAACTGGCCATGTTTTCGCTCGCATTCTAGGATATGCACAAGCTCATCCAAACACCACGTGGAAGAAGCGTAGTCTTTCGATAAAATGATCACCGAAATCACTGATTCCTTGATTGCTTTGAGAAGGGCAGGCTCGATTTTATCTCCTCTCTTAAGCTCGTTATCAATAAAGGTCGTGATTTTTTTCTCACGTAAGGCAGCGTGGAGGTGGCTGGTGAAAGTACGGCGGGTGTCCTCACCTCTGAAACTAATAAACACATCATACTTTTTTGTATCATCAGCATCAGCAGGAGCAGCAgtggatgaagaagaagaagcgatATCCACAACATCTAGTTTTCAGATCCAGCAAGAAGATGTAGTTGCAGAGAGATTAATTGTTAATTAAAGAGAGATAATATTATGACGTTGCAGGAATTAAGGAGAATTTACTTAGAATTGGCCTTTGAGTAGATGCACAAAGTTTCAATGGGTGAGAGATGAACGAAAGTAAAAAATGGGGCATAGGcacatattttctttaaaaaatataCTTCAAAGAAagatattcatatatttgcaATCTTAATATGAACAGCGTCATCTCAGCATGTAAAACTACTAGTATTTGAAAACCATAAAATGATATAAATGCAAACCTTTTCTCCTTGCTTTGCTCCCCTCACAATCGGTATCATCATCGTCTCCTGATCGATTCCTGTAAGTGATGTTTTCGTTATGTTTCGTACAGTTAATCAGATTACCAAAAAAGGACGCAAAAAATAAACTTGAGACCTCTTTCTTCTgttctcttccttcttttctATTTCCATTTGCTCTTTCTCCTTCAATCTTTCGTAATTAAGTTTTTCAGAACATCTGTAAAGAGAACCGTTTAATCCAAACGTCAAAAGGAAGACAATTGATAAAGatgcaaacaaaacaaagtgACATCCAGTCACTAGCCAAGAAATTAACAACATacataacaaaaattaattagCAATTTAAATGCCATCACAACATAACACCAAaacttattaattaaaaataaatgacaaaaaaaatacagTAAGAGCCTTAAACAGTATCAATAAACACCAACTAACCTCTGACAAGTTACCAATTTGACAAGGGCTTGTTTATTTTCTCCACCTTCAAAATAATATCCAAAACATTTACTTTTTTGTATCAGCAgcggatgaagaagaagaagaagaagccatatCCATAACCTCTAGTTTTCAGATCCAGGAAGTAACTGTTGCAGAGAGATTAATTGTGAATAGAGTAGAAAGAGAGACTGGTTCAAAATTTAGGAGGATCCAATAAAGCaaagcaagagagagagagggtagtTAAGAATTGAGGAGGATCTAATGAaacgagagagagggggagactAGTTCCGAATTTACTTGAATTGGCTTTTGAGTAAATGCACATAGTTCCAAATGCTCTTCCGGAAAAGCAATGAGTAAGAGATGGAACAGTTGCAAACGCATAAGAAAGGGCACAAGGGATGGGACCTCTCTTTACGCGGTTTGCGTACATGGTTTTGCATTTTCCTAGTTAATTAGTTTCCAATTTCTTGGAAGAAAATTTTCCAAGCATTTTCGATTGCgacattttgttaattttttattttgaaaaaaaaaagtgaatctTACACTACAATATCATGGCGGGCAGGGCAAAGTTTCCTATAATCTCTCCAAGCTTGGAAGAGATGGGTAGTTGTGGCTTACTGTCAGTTGTCtcttatttttcaaaaaaatatatatagttaTTCATGGATGGAGATTGAATAAGATTTGGTATCTGTTTTTCCAAGCACATGTGACAAATCAAGTTATTGGAGTCTCAGACTCATTTAGTTTGATAGTATCATAAGGTATTACACAATCATTAAAACTATCTATCTTACCATTATGTTATGTTAAAGGTCAAACTAAACGAATtttaataattatataataataatttaatgaattaatttgCCATTTCTACTTCCAAAGCTTTCGAATTGGCTTTTGACTAAAGCTTTTGAATTTAGGTGACGCACTTAGTGGTCCATCATTGCTTGTAATTAAAAACAAGCACTTTCTCATTCAATTGATATATTTACACGTTTTACgtacaaatttttaaaataccCAATTAATGGGAcaaagattgtctgcccttctagTTGTGGTGTCCTTCCATGCCCtcatattttgtgcggtcacggttaagccacgttaatattttatattaattttttaatgagataataagacaaaaaacaataaaaatataaaatattgacatggtTTAACCGTggccgcacaaaataggagggcatggaagggcaccacaactaggagggcagacaatccttgtcccaatTATTGACCAATTTATTTTACGtagaatttttaatattttcaattaGAGACCACTTTCTTTTAAGAAATTTCCAAACACTTTCATCTAGTACATTTttacaaaggaaaactaacgaaaaaggcttgaaaactttaagttttaattataaggacaaaataaaagtaaagtgaatagtaacatgattgattttttagtgtaaaaatgtgatttttcgttaaagtgaacagtaccgagaacttttcgttaaaattccatttttataattcttaaaaaacaaaaacaagtcaATTGCACACTAAAAAAATCATAGAGCGCTAAGAATATGGTCCTTTATTATTAGAATATTGCCTAAGATTTGGTAAAAACGTGttcatttttattgatgacacatcatttaattttcaaattttatttccaaATTCAATCTCTATAACATTACCCTTCTTTTAAATATgcttaattaaaagaaaattttgtccAAAAACATTTACTGTAAGACACCTTTCAATAAAAGTACATGCACGTTCCAAGAAAATCATCAGAGATTACTCACAagaaaaacatagaaaaatATAAAGAGGAAATTGCGCAAGCACTTTCAGAAGAAAAGTTTATAATACCATCCCTAGTGGAGGACATAAAGAAAGAAAGGTGAAATTAAGAAAGAATCCAGCTCCTCCACATGCGAGGAAGTTTCCTAGTGCAAGTGGAGGACACATTCAGCGAATATTCAACTTAGTAAATGTGTAATAATCAAATTTAATGGTAAAATAGTCATAAAAGGGGCACATAGGATGGGGTCTGCCTTTACGCGCTTATTCTTTTTAGACAtagccaaataaaaaaaaaattatataccaCTGAAGAGTGAAGAGTCACTAAAACGGTTATTGTAATTTGTAAGTCAATCACACACT
This genomic interval from Malus domestica chromosome 05, GDT2T_hap1 contains the following:
- the LOC103419956 gene encoding uncharacterized protein isoform X2; protein product: MASTQNQSAHVDLFDAYFRRADLDPDGRISGNEAVAFFQCSGHPNRSFAQIDRMTTHHATLSLMERFREGRPLPAVLPSNVMLDLSNICQPANNYSNAGNVAWRPASATDAWSWCSAHGTPSWRKATEDSCSFSC
- the LOC103419956 gene encoding uncharacterized protein isoform X1, with the protein product MASTQNQSAHVDLFDAYFRRADLDPDGRISGNEAVAFFQCSGHPNRSFAQIDRMTTHHATLSLMERFREGRPLPAVLPSNVMLDLSNICQPANNYSNAGNVAWRPASGFQQQQLMPGPGARHMAPPAGGRPPKTVAPSHAEEKQQAN
- the LOC103408892 gene encoding disease resistance protein RPV1-like — protein: MEIEKKEENRRKRNRSGDDDDTDCEGSKARRKDVVDIASSSSSTAAPADADDTKKYDVFISFRGEDTRRTFTSHLHAALREKKITTFIDNELKRGDKIEPALLKAIKESVISVIILSKDYASSTWCLDELVHILECERKHGQLVIPIFYETLPSHVRKQRRSYKVAFAQLEQRFQNSIDKVHKWRDALKNVANISGFVSKDYGTDADLVKKVVEDIWTKLCFASSCDLKGFVGIESRIEQVESLLGIHSSDACITVGIWGMGGIGKTTLAETIFHKLSSKFEASCFVKNVRENSEKADGLDHLEKTLLKEILKEEGLSIGAPGVRKRLSRTKVLIVLDDVSSSMQMERLAGDRLQYGTGSRIIITTRDRGIFGKTVDEDNIYEVEVLKPDDALELFCLRAFKNNSTRRTDYKELAEKVVAYAKGVPLALTVLGSLFFNCKSKEEWEDEFNKLKRFPNEDIHKVLRISYDRLRENEKEIFLDIACFHKGKSVVEVKRMLEVRGFFATSGIRILIEMSLISIDSEMGRETIEMHDLLQEMGWKIVQEQGIKDPGKRSRLFNDEDVCCVLSSITETPNVEAIESFNLQERSLKHVGFKKMSNLIMLIVGGGDVFTGYLDLPNSPDLLDLPNSLDLPNSLDFPNSLRYLEWKGYPLESLPSNFTPENLVELHMPHSEVKKLWKEEQILVNLQVIDLSFSSNLTEVPNLSGSLKIVKINLSWCKSLVEIPSYFQHLDKLTHLHLGGCSLKYLPEMPGNLKKLNLDMCYNVENLPEIWEPMEQLKSLSLRGTAVTELSSSICKLKCLESLDLSWCSRFSKFPEILKPMEHLVSLNLGRTAVEMLPSSIGNLNRLQDLDLIFCKQLKDVPTSIYSLTNLKRLSFYGCHRLEKLPSSSVGFLSLEELDLSFSGILEIPASIKQASRLSVLDLFSCDQLQSIPELPALCNVSAEGCTSLKKVSSSRTALTQGWDKPHYCFRVFTNCPELDNNSRSNIMDEAQITIMRMARKAPHNPWPQIKIACPGKEIPNWFSYQNEGSSVDIELCPDWFRTGLFGFALSLVVSWVSNMTNYPSRVKANFIVKFMGESHELFSSEYIIPGIRYDDSVDQHHVHVWNEAFRSEEVGKNCSPDVYKLAKEASVIFFCPRRMKVESCGICPLYAEDAEKFKLYAEETRQDDDSKGGGSSDESEANESD